Genomic window (Desulfitibacter alkalitolerans DSM 16504):
GGTTGCCAAGCCTGGAACAAAGGATTATGGTGCTCTTACTTTAGGAGTACAATATTATACACAGGTCTTCCATGTTGCAAAAATTCCTCCTACAGTATTTGTTCCCAGGCCTGAGGTTGACTCTGCTGTTGTTAAGCTGATTAGGAGGCCTGAGCCCCTGGTGGTGGTAAAAAATGAAGAATTTTTATTTAAGGTTGTTAAGGCCGGCTTTGGAAAAAGAAGAAAAACCTTATTAAATAGTTTATTTAATTCGGAACTTAATCTAACTAAAGAGCTTATTACAGAGGCCTGCTTATTAAGTCAAATTGATCCCCAGAAGAGAATGGAGCAGCTATCCATGGAGGAGATAGCTAAGCTGGCTGATCATCTAGTTAAAGTTGATCTCAATTGAAGCAGGAAGCTTAAAAGAAGGTGATTAAGATCAAGTTTGTCAGCCCAAGTAAGGGAACCATGACTTTTAATGCGGTCCTTGAGGACATTATTGCTTTTATGGAATCAAGGCCAGATGAAAAATTCAACCTGATAATTGGCACCGATTCCCATACCAAAAACCAGGCTTGCTTTGTCACAGCAATTATTATTCATCAAATTGGCAAAGGTGCCAGGTATTACTATCATAAAAAAAGGCAAAGAAAGATAACAAGCCTCAGGCAAAAGCTTTTCTATGAAGCTGCAATAAGCCTTGAGGTAGCCAGCAAGGTGGCAGATTTCCTTGCAAAAAGTGGCCATGAAAAGCTTAATGTTGAAATACACCTTGATGTGGGAAACCAGGGAGATACACGTGCTTTAATCAAGGAGATTGTGGGTATGGTAGTGGGAAGTGGCTTTAATGCAAAAATAAAACCCGACTCATGTGGCGCTTCTAAAGTAGCAGATAAGCATACAAAATTTTAACAAGGGTGAGTTGATTTTCCCTTATTTGGCAATAATATATCTAAAACCTGGGTTCTAAAAAGGAGAGGGAGATAATATGTCAAAGAAGGGGATTAACGAAAGATACAACCGAAGAAAAATGTTTGACCTATTTATACAAGTTTCTGAAAAAATTTTACATGAAAAATACAAACAAAAGGACCGATAGCATCGGTCCTTTTAATATCCAAATACATGTTTCCCAATTTGATGGGTTATGGTTCTTGACCAGATCCATCTGCTTGTGGCTGTTATAGGGTTCCAGTAATATAAGGCACCCTTTGCCGGATCCCAGCCATTAATTGCATCATTTACCGCATTGTAAGCTGTTTGATTTGGCGGAAGCCAGAATTGCCCATCAGCAACTGCTGTAAAAGCCAGGGGCTGAAAAATTACACCTCTAACAGTATTGGGAAAATCCGGGTGCCTTAGTCTGTTTAAAACCACAGCAGCTACTGCAACCTGCCCTTCATAAGGCTCTCCCCTGGCTTCACTGTATACAGTACGAGCTAACAGGGTTAAATCCTCTCTCGAGAGACTATAAGCTGAAACACCACGTGAGGAGGTATTAACAGCACGTCTATCAGCTGTGCTGCCTGCAGGTATAACTAGAGTTTGTCCAGGAACTATGTCTGTGCTTTGTAAGCCATTGTAGCTCATTAATTGCTGCCATGTAATGTTGTTAGTTTTAGCAATTAAGTATAGTGTGTCCCCTGGTTTGACTGTGTAAGAATTGCTGCTAGGAATATTTAGTACCTGTCCTGGGTAAAGTTCCGTCCCTTTCAATCCATTTGCAGATTTGAGCTGCTCAACTGTTAGGCCAAATTTTTGGCCAATTAGAAATAGACTGTCGCCAGATTTAACTGTGTAATTACCAGCCAGGATAGCTGTATTGATACTGAGAACAAAAAATAGTCCCAGCACCAAGATCTTCATTGTTTTAAATGCAAAGTTTTTTGTCGTGAAGACCATCCCCTCCTTTGCGTAAAAGTATAACCAATTTTATTTGTGAAGGCATTAACAAATGTATGGTATCTGTAGCAACAATTACCACGCCGAGTTAAAGAAAAATTTGGTTATATATGACACGAAAGGTTATCCTGCAAGCATAAAATATTAAAAGCGTGACAAAATGGAGGGCTGTATGGTGAGCGAGATAAAGGTTAATGATTTGGTAAAGAGAAAGTCATATGGCGGTGATATTAAGTTTAGGGTTATAGATATATTACAAAACCAGGGCAAGGTACAATGCCTTTTAAAAGGAATGAATGTTAGGTTACTGGCAGATTGTACAATAGATGATTTAGAATTGCTGCAACCAGAGGAAATCTTGGAGGAAAGACATAGTAACATACTGCTCACAAGACAAATGTTAAAAAGAATAGATGAAGACAGAAATAAAAGGACAAATTTTCTGCACAACAATGGAGTTATGCAGTACTATTATGCAATTCCCGGAAAGGTTCTTCATCTTGATGGTGATGAGGATTACCTGCAGAAATGTATCAATGCATACAAAATGCTTGACGTGCCAGTAGTTGGGATGCATATACGAGAAAGAGACCTGCCTGAAAAGTCCATAGATTTAATTAAGGCATACTCCCCTGATATAGTTGTGCTTACAGGACATGATGCGTTGAAAAAGGATTCTGAAGACTATGAGGACATATCTAGCTATAAAACATCCAAACATTTTGTTGATGCTGTCAGGAACATCAGGTCACTTGAACCCAGCAGGGATTCCCTGGTAATAATTGCTGGTGCTTGTCAGTCCTACTATGAGGCCCTTATAGATGCGGGAGCAAACTTTGCAACTTCTCCCAAGAGAATATTAGTTCATGCTTTTGATCCAGTTTATATTGCAGAAAAAATTGCATTTACATCTATTTATCAAAAAGTAAACCTGGAGGAAGCTGTGGGCAATACTATTACTGGCAGGGATGGCATTGGAGGAGTAGATACATGGGGGCATTATAGGGTGGGATTTCCAAAATCCAACTATTAACGACAAAATAATTAATTGACAGATATTTAATTAATAAAGTATAATGTAGTTTATGCCTTGACACCTTCGAAGAAATGTAGTATTATAGTGTAGAATAGGAAAGAAGGTGGTATTTTGGTGGCAAAAAAAGTACTAGCTGAAATCAAACAGGATTTAGACGGATA
Coding sequences:
- a CDS encoding ribonuclease H-like YkuK family protein — its product is MKFVSPSKGTMTFNAVLEDIIAFMESRPDEKFNLIIGTDSHTKNQACFVTAIIIHQIGKGARYYYHKKRQRKITSLRQKLFYEAAISLEVASKVADFLAKSGHEKLNVEIHLDVGNQGDTRALIKEIVGMVVGSGFNAKIKPDSCGASKVADKHTKF
- a CDS encoding LysM peptidoglycan-binding domain-containing protein, producing the protein MVFTTKNFAFKTMKILVLGLFFVLSINTAILAGNYTVKSGDSLFLIGQKFGLTVEQLKSANGLKGTELYPGQVLNIPSSNSYTVKPGDTLYLIAKTNNITWQQLMSYNGLQSTDIVPGQTLVIPAGSTADRRAVNTSSRGVSAYSLSREDLTLLARTVYSEARGEPYEGQVAVAAVVLNRLRHPDFPNTVRGVIFQPLAFTAVADGQFWLPPNQTAYNAVNDAINGWDPAKGALYYWNPITATSRWIWSRTITHQIGKHVFGY
- the yabG gene encoding sporulation peptidase YabG, with the translated sequence MSEIKVNDLVKRKSYGGDIKFRVIDILQNQGKVQCLLKGMNVRLLADCTIDDLELLQPEEILEERHSNILLTRQMLKRIDEDRNKRTNFLHNNGVMQYYYAIPGKVLHLDGDEDYLQKCINAYKMLDVPVVGMHIRERDLPEKSIDLIKAYSPDIVVLTGHDALKKDSEDYEDISSYKTSKHFVDAVRNIRSLEPSRDSLVIIAGACQSYYEALIDAGANFATSPKRILVHAFDPVYIAEKIAFTSIYQKVNLEEAVGNTITGRDGIGGVDTWGHYRVGFPKSNY